In the genome of Desulfuromonas sp. DDH964, one region contains:
- a CDS encoding 4Fe-4S dicluster domain-containing protein, with the protein MKNKRFAIVLDTRRCIDCKACTVACKAENSVPLGRDNYRNWVTEEPLRGSYPNLGQNFAPGQCMQCANTPCNRVCPTRATGVNPDGIVFVEVKKCIGCKYCMTACPYNARYYNEETEAVDKCTFCSHRVYQGQIPACVETCPTKVRVFGDLNDPGSEVSRLLAKYPTRVMKPEMGTKPYLFYII; encoded by the coding sequence ATGAAGAACAAACGCTTCGCCATCGTGCTCGACACCCGGCGCTGCATCGACTGCAAGGCCTGCACGGTGGCCTGCAAGGCGGAAAACAGCGTCCCCCTCGGGCGTGACAACTATCGCAACTGGGTCACCGAGGAGCCGCTGCGCGGAAGCTACCCCAACCTCGGCCAGAACTTCGCCCCGGGCCAGTGTATGCAGTGCGCCAACACCCCCTGCAATCGGGTCTGCCCGACCCGGGCCACCGGCGTCAACCCGGACGGCATCGTCTTCGTCGAAGTCAAAAAATGCATCGGCTGCAAGTACTGCATGACCGCCTGCCCCTACAATGCCCGTTATTACAACGAGGAGACCGAGGCAGTCGACAAGTGCACCTTTTGCAGCCACCGGGTTTACCAGGGGCAGATTCCGGCCTGCGTCGAAACCTGCCCAACCAAGGTTCGGGTCTTCGGCGACCTCAACGACCCCGGCAGCGAAGTCTCCCGCCTGTTGGCCAAATACCCGACCCGGGTCATGAAGCCGGAGATGGGGACCAAGCCGTACCTCTTCTATATCATTTAA